One region of Bacteroidales bacterium genomic DNA includes:
- the recG gene encoding ATP-dependent DNA helicase RecG, giving the protein MDQFLNTPIKFVKGVGPAKESSFKTELGIHTLGDLLYYFPFRYIDRSKIYTIREIREDMPFVQIKGKLFNLQTLGSGRSTRLSVTLKDESGQIELVWFAGIKWIREKLIYGKEYLVFGRPTLFNKRFNITHPEIELIDTEKKNVVNIKLQPFYNSSEKLSRRGLDSKGIAKIIYSALKLKSGVITENLPPSLLNKYRFVSREQAIYAIHYPENLKQLESARKRLKLEELFFLQLRLLKQKLIRTEKIKGHIFTKVGEKFNRFYSENLPFELTNAQKKVMREIRVDMSSGKQMNRLLQGDVGSGKTLVALLGMLLAVDNGFQACMMAPTEILAYQHYNGISEFLDGLGIEIELLTGSTKTKKRREIREGLLSGKLNLLIGTHALIEDAVQFKELGFVVIDEQHRFGVAQRAKLWRKSIIPPHILVMTATPIPRTLAMTLYGDLDYSVIDELPPGRKAIKTHHFYDKDRLKVFGFMRQQIKEGRQVYVVYPLIKESEKLDLKDLEDGYESIVRDFPRPKYQVSILHGKMKPADKDFEMARFVNGETQIMVSTTVIEVGVDVPNASVMVIENAERFGLSQLHQLRGRVGRGAEQSYCILMSTYKLTADGKKRLQTMVDTTDGFEIADVDLKLRGPGDMHGTQQSGILDLKIVDLVKDEKILKFAREKAIELLQADPHLELPENKQTALELQKVENKGRNWIEIS; this is encoded by the coding sequence ATGGATCAATTTTTGAACACTCCCATAAAATTTGTAAAAGGTGTTGGACCTGCAAAAGAAAGTAGTTTCAAAACAGAATTGGGTATTCATACTCTGGGAGATTTACTCTATTATTTCCCTTTTCGTTATATAGATAGAAGCAAAATATATACTATTCGCGAGATACGCGAGGATATGCCATTTGTCCAGATTAAAGGAAAACTTTTTAATCTTCAGACTTTAGGTAGTGGGAGGTCGACACGTCTAAGTGTTACTCTTAAAGACGAAAGCGGTCAGATTGAATTAGTGTGGTTTGCCGGAATTAAATGGATTAGAGAGAAATTGATATACGGTAAGGAGTATCTCGTTTTTGGGCGACCTACGTTATTTAATAAACGTTTTAATATTACTCATCCCGAAATAGAACTTATTGATACTGAGAAAAAAAATGTTGTTAACATTAAGCTTCAGCCATTTTATAATTCATCTGAGAAATTAAGTCGTCGTGGTCTCGATTCTAAGGGTATTGCTAAGATAATTTACTCTGCTTTGAAATTAAAAAGTGGAGTAATTACAGAAAATTTACCTCCATCATTACTCAATAAGTATCGTTTTGTTTCTCGCGAACAAGCAATATATGCAATTCATTATCCCGAAAATCTTAAGCAACTCGAATCTGCAAGAAAACGCCTTAAACTTGAAGAATTATTTTTTCTTCAGCTCCGATTGTTAAAGCAAAAGTTGATTAGAACAGAAAAAATAAAAGGACACATATTTACAAAAGTTGGTGAAAAATTTAACCGATTTTATTCTGAGAACCTACCTTTTGAATTGACTAATGCTCAAAAAAAAGTGATGCGTGAGATAAGAGTAGATATGAGTTCCGGCAAGCAAATGAACCGGTTGTTGCAAGGTGATGTAGGAAGCGGCAAAACATTAGTTGCTTTGTTGGGGATGCTTTTGGCTGTTGATAATGGGTTTCAAGCTTGTATGATGGCCCCAACAGAAATTCTTGCTTATCAGCATTATAACGGTATTTCAGAGTTCCTAGATGGTTTAGGTATTGAGATTGAATTGTTAACGGGTTCCACAAAAACAAAAAAGCGTCGGGAAATACGTGAGGGTTTGTTAAGTGGAAAATTGAATCTGCTAATCGGTACCCATGCTTTAATTGAAGATGCTGTACAATTTAAAGAATTGGGCTTTGTGGTTATTGATGAACAGCATCGTTTTGGCGTTGCTCAACGGGCAAAACTTTGGCGTAAAAGCATTATTCCTCCTCATATTTTGGTAATGACTGCTACTCCTATTCCTCGTACTCTGGCAATGACTTTATACGGCGATTTGGATTATTCTGTAATTGATGAGCTGCCTCCCGGAAGAAAAGCAATTAAAACACATCATTTTTATGATAAGGACAGATTGAAAGTTTTTGGATTTATGCGTCAGCAGATTAAGGAGGGAAGACAAGTTTATGTTGTTTATCCTCTGATTAAAGAGTCAGAAAAGCTTGATTTAAAAGATTTAGAGGATGGCTATGAAAGCATAGTTCGCGACTTCCCGCGTCCAAAATATCAGGTCAGCATATTGCATGGAAAAATGAAGCCTGCCGATAAAGATTTTGAAATGGCACGTTTTGTAAATGGCGAAACTCAGATAATGGTCTCAACTACAGTAATTGAAGTAGGAGTTGATGTGCCTAATGCTTCGGTTATGGTTATAGAAAATGCAGAGCGTTTTGGGCTTTCGCAATTACATCAGTTGAGAGGTAGGGTAGGACGTGGTGCGGAGCAGTCGTATTGCATTTTAATGTCGACTTATAAATTAACAGCAGACGGTAAAAAGCGTTTGCAAACAATGGTTGATACAACAGATGGATTTGAGATAGCTGACGTTGATTTAAAATTGCGTGGTCCCGGAGATATGCACGGCACACAACAAAGCGGAATACTTGATCTTAAAATTGTCGACTTAGTTAAAGATGAGAAAATACTTAAGTTTGCAAGAGAGAAAGCCATTGAATTACTTCAAGCAGATCCACATCTTGAATTGCCGGAAAATAAACAAACAGCTTTAGAACTTCAGAAAGTAGAAAATAAAGGTAGAAACTGGATAGAAATTAGCTAG
- the gldN gene encoding gliding motility protein GldN, whose protein sequence is MEKNILKYLWIFVFSFSISVSAQVIGGSSQNAVNTPRDNVFDEIHVEFKKPVPYPPLRQADVIYKKRIWQVIDFREKMNQPFYYPIKAHIGWKSFIATILDALKAGELTAYDDRVDDEFTVPLTWDDINYRLNGSMVLKDSTDPAGNVIKQLETYPEKYQDGEVVKLKVKEVWYFDKQRSQMMVRILGLGPVREYIDASDGKKVSSQLFWIYFPDARPVLAKSVVFNRKNGGARLTYDDVFWKRLFSSFVYKEENVYDREISKYVRGKDALLESNRIKSEIFEMEQEMWEY, encoded by the coding sequence ATGGAAAAAAATATATTAAAATATCTATGGATTTTTGTTTTCAGCTTTAGTATATCTGTTTCTGCTCAGGTTATTGGGGGAAGCTCGCAGAACGCTGTAAATACACCAAGAGATAATGTGTTTGATGAGATTCATGTAGAATTTAAAAAACCCGTCCCTTATCCTCCATTGCGTCAAGCTGATGTGATTTATAAAAAGCGTATTTGGCAAGTTATCGATTTTCGTGAGAAAATGAACCAGCCTTTTTATTACCCTATTAAAGCACATATTGGATGGAAAAGTTTTATAGCAACTATACTGGATGCGTTAAAAGCAGGAGAGTTAACAGCTTATGATGATCGTGTTGATGATGAATTTACGGTTCCTCTTACTTGGGATGATATAAATTATAGACTTAATGGTTCTATGGTTTTAAAAGATTCAACAGATCCTGCCGGAAATGTAATTAAACAATTAGAAACATACCCTGAAAAATATCAGGATGGTGAAGTTGTTAAGTTAAAAGTTAAGGAAGTATGGTATTTTGATAAGCAACGCTCTCAAATGATGGTTCGTATTTTGGGCTTAGGTCCTGTTAGAGAATATATTGATGCTTCCGATGGAAAAAAAGTATCGAGTCAGTTATTTTGGATTTACTTCCCCGATGCCAGACCTGTATTGGCTAAGTCGGTAGTATTTAATCGTAAAAATGGTGGTGCTCGCTTAACTTATGATGATGTATTCTGGAAAAGACTTTTTTCTTCTTTTGTATATAAAGAGGAAAATGTTTACGATCGTGAAATTTCTAAATATGTAAGAGGAAAAGATGCTCTATTAGAGTCTAATAGAATTAAAAGCGAAATATTTGAAATGGAACAAGAAATGTGGGAATATTAG
- the gldM gene encoding gliding motility protein GldM yields the protein MAGFKETPRQKMIGMMYLVLTAMLALNVSKEILEAFRIVNESLVITNENFTSKVNSTYQEFEKQYSLNPDKVAPYWENAQKVRTISNAFMSYLDSVKYNTIIHSEGIKVGGEDGITYDSLKKITLRDIKKIDDYSSPTHYLVGSSDLDKGEGYTLEKRINQYREDLLSFVPEDRRASFNIGLITEGKFIQADKSTTTDWVYYNFNHTILAADITIFNKIAAEARNAEFDIVNYLAQDITAKDFKFSKIEAKIVAPSAYVFQGDEYKAEIFVAAVDEKNNPTVEYKMGASEWHDDFASNAKLIVGDSGIVHMSIPTRGLSPKEYAFAGRIIILDPTGEKQYYTFSNKFTVAQPSANVSATKMNVFYRGVDNPIKISAAGIPENRIDYKISVGKIKRTPKGFIVDVSNTSSHSETTITIYAKGEKNTRTKLGEQVFRLKNLPLPITYIRGMTKDQKITRGDIIAGPYLLCDLPEDVNFEYKYEVLSFSMRAFKPNGEVYNLAGNGFRLTREMIDYIQKARRGTDLVFKNIQVKGPEKNSTVPSMVITLK from the coding sequence ATGGCAGGATTTAAAGAAACGCCGCGGCAGAAAATGATTGGAATGATGTATTTGGTACTAACAGCTATGTTAGCACTAAATGTATCTAAAGAAATTTTAGAAGCCTTTAGAATCGTAAATGAAAGTTTGGTAATTACAAATGAAAATTTCACATCTAAAGTAAATTCAACATATCAAGAATTTGAAAAACAATACAGTCTTAATCCGGATAAAGTAGCACCTTATTGGGAAAATGCCCAGAAGGTTCGTACAATTTCAAATGCTTTTATGAGCTATCTTGATAGTGTTAAGTATAATACCATTATTCACTCTGAAGGAATAAAAGTTGGAGGAGAAGATGGTATTACTTATGATTCTCTTAAGAAGATAACTCTCAGAGATATTAAAAAGATTGATGACTATTCTAGCCCAACACACTACCTAGTTGGTAGTTCTGACCTTGATAAAGGCGAAGGCTATACTTTGGAAAAAAGAATTAACCAATATCGTGAGGACTTGCTTTCTTTTGTTCCGGAAGATAGACGTGCTTCATTTAATATAGGTCTTATTACAGAAGGTAAATTTATACAAGCTGATAAATCGACTACAACTGATTGGGTATATTATAATTTTAATCATACAATTTTAGCTGCTGATATTACAATTTTTAATAAAATAGCAGCAGAAGCAAGAAATGCCGAATTTGATATTGTAAATTATTTGGCTCAGGATATTACTGCTAAAGATTTTAAGTTTAGCAAAATAGAAGCAAAAATAGTAGCTCCCTCTGCTTACGTTTTTCAAGGTGATGAATATAAAGCAGAAATATTTGTGGCTGCCGTTGATGAAAAGAATAATCCAACAGTTGAGTATAAAATGGGGGCATCCGAATGGCATGATGATTTTGCGTCAAACGCAAAGCTTATTGTGGGCGATAGTGGAATAGTACATATGAGTATTCCAACTCGTGGTTTGTCTCCCAAAGAATATGCTTTTGCCGGTAGGATTATTATTTTAGATCCAACCGGAGAAAAGCAATATTACACTTTTTCCAATAAGTTTACTGTTGCTCAACCTTCAGCAAATGTATCTGCTACTAAAATGAATGTATTTTATCGTGGTGTAGATAACCCTATTAAAATATCTGCAGCAGGTATTCCGGAAAATAGGATTGATTATAAAATTAGTGTTGGGAAAATAAAGAGAACCCCCAAAGGTTTTATTGTTGATGTAAGCAATACATCTTCTCATAGTGAAACAACTATTACTATCTATGCTAAAGGCGAAAAAAATACCCGTACTAAGTTAGGGGAACAAGTATTTAGATTAAAGAACTTACCTCTACCTATCACATACATAAGAGGAATGACAAAAGATCAGAAGATTACTAGGGGAGATATTATTGCCGGCCCTTATCTTTTGTGTGATCTTCCTGAAGATGTTAATTTTGAATATAAGTATGAAGTTCTGAGCTTTAGCATGAGAGCCTTTAAACCGAATGGGGAGGTTTATAATCTTGCAGGGAATGGTTTTAGGTTAACAAGAGAAATGATAGATTATATACAAAAAGCACGTAGAGGTACTGATTTAGTTTTTAAGAATATACAAGTTAAAGGTCCGGAGAAGAATAGTACAGTTCCTTCAATGGTTATAACGCTAAAATAA
- the gldL gene encoding gliding motility protein GldL produces the protein MNLEELTRSKGFKNFMAKLYGIGAAVVIIGALFKITHIPGANEMLFVGLSTEAVIFFFSAFEPPHVEPDWSLVYPELAGMYHGMDVMGDDDFPSFLDDEEEEDLSVSQQLDGLLSEANIDGALIESLGEGLRNLSQTASNINQMADAAEANTVFVENVKTASSSVSNLTSSYEKASEVLGQDIEASEQYHANILGASEAASSLSSAYGKAAETMNNDLASSSEFSNKVQEAASSASTLAEEYKKSIDIMRQSAEALNFTAVDGINYNEELQKISSNLSALNAVYELQLQSSNEQVESTTKIQESMTQFLDNLNRSIETTAQYQEGVQSLTKNVEAMNKVYGNMLSAMTVTPQV, from the coding sequence ATGAATTTAGAGGAATTAACTAGAAGTAAAGGCTTTAAAAATTTTATGGCAAAGCTTTACGGTATAGGTGCAGCTGTAGTTATTATTGGGGCTTTATTTAAAATTACTCATATCCCTGGAGCTAACGAAATGCTATTTGTTGGGTTATCCACAGAAGCTGTAATCTTTTTCTTCTCTGCATTTGAACCTCCACATGTTGAACCTGATTGGAGTCTGGTATATCCTGAATTGGCTGGTATGTACCATGGTATGGATGTTATGGGCGATGATGATTTTCCTAGTTTTCTGGATGATGAGGAAGAAGAAGATTTATCTGTTTCGCAACAACTCGATGGTTTGCTTTCGGAAGCCAATATTGATGGTGCCCTTATTGAAAGTTTAGGCGAAGGGTTAAGGAATTTAAGTCAAACAGCCAGTAATATTAATCAAATGGCCGATGCTGCTGAAGCTAATACTGTTTTTGTAGAAAATGTTAAAACAGCTAGTTCATCTGTAAGCAACTTAACTTCATCTTATGAAAAAGCTAGTGAAGTATTAGGTCAAGATATTGAAGCTTCGGAACAATATCATGCTAATATTTTGGGAGCAAGTGAAGCCGCTTCTTCTTTATCATCAGCTTATGGTAAAGCCGCTGAAACAATGAATAATGATTTGGCCTCTTCAAGTGAATTTTCTAATAAAGTTCAAGAAGCAGCTAGTTCAGCTAGTACCTTAGCAGAAGAATATAAAAAATCAATCGATATTATGCGTCAATCGGCAGAAGCATTAAATTTTACTGCTGTTGATGGTATTAATTATAACGAGGAATTACAAAAGATATCAAGTAATTTGTCAGCATTAAATGCCGTTTATGAATTACAACTACAATCGTCTAACGAGCAAGTTGAGTCAACAACAAAAATTCAAGAATCTATGACACAATTTTTAGATAACTTGAATCGTTCAATTGAAACAACAGCTCAATATCAAGAAGGCGTACAATCATTAACGAAAAATGTGGAAGCGATGAATAAGGTATATGGCAATATGTTGTCTGCCATGACTGTTACACCACAGGTTTAA
- a CDS encoding SUMF1/EgtB/PvdO family nonheme iron enzyme gives MKKLFVYLFVILAFSACKNSGKGELIGVQKRTSFYQSAPYGMAFVPLGSFTMGASDQDVPYAQVHEPKTVSVQSFYIDETEITNNEYRQFVNWVRDSIARTMIAEKSPELAKEYRTLYKDDDPETITEDELKTRPINWDTKLDWEVTDAVDPANPDPNAQALLEEMFIPDNERFYRQKQIDSRKLVYEYFWIDLLAASKKEYHQDNRGYAIYGSDLPSDRGGFANRPTGFKDRSVYIRTEKINIYPDTLAWIHDFAYSYNDPMAKNYFWHPTYDNYPVVGVNWKQAKAFSYWRTELMNAHLSKKGRVAVNEFRLPTEVEWEWAARGGWDMNPYPWGGPYLTNDRGCFLANFKPQRGNYVADGGIQTVIVAHYPANDWGLYDMSGNVAEWTLSAYDESSFNFSWDMNPNYEYNAREEDPPQMKKKVIRGGSWKDIGYFLQVTARQYEYQDTAKSYIGFRCMQTYLGRMSGDSKHASEVYR, from the coding sequence ATGAAAAAATTATTTGTTTATTTGTTTGTGATACTTGCTTTCTCGGCTTGTAAAAATTCAGGCAAAGGAGAATTAATTGGCGTTCAGAAAAGAACATCTTTTTATCAATCAGCACCTTATGGGATGGCTTTTGTACCCTTAGGTTCTTTTACAATGGGTGCCAGTGATCAAGATGTTCCCTACGCACAAGTTCACGAGCCAAAAACTGTTTCTGTGCAATCATTTTATATTGATGAAACGGAAATTACTAATAATGAGTACCGCCAGTTTGTAAACTGGGTGCGCGATTCAATAGCTCGAACAATGATAGCCGAGAAAAGTCCTGAGTTAGCAAAAGAGTACAGAACTCTGTATAAAGACGATGATCCTGAAACAATTACTGAGGATGAGTTGAAAACACGACCAATTAATTGGGATACTAAACTCGATTGGGAAGTAACTGATGCTGTTGATCCCGCTAATCCGGATCCTAATGCTCAGGCTTTGTTGGAAGAAATGTTTATTCCCGATAATGAACGCTTTTATCGACAAAAACAAATTGATTCTCGAAAATTGGTGTATGAATATTTTTGGATTGACCTTTTAGCGGCTTCTAAAAAAGAATACCATCAAGATAATAGAGGATATGCCATTTATGGTTCTGATCTTCCAAGTGATAGGGGTGGTTTTGCGAATCGCCCAACCGGTTTTAAGGATAGAAGTGTATATATTCGAACAGAAAAAATTAACATTTATCCTGATACCTTAGCTTGGATTCATGATTTTGCATATTCATACAACGATCCGATGGCAAAAAATTATTTTTGGCATCCAACTTACGATAATTATCCCGTAGTTGGAGTTAACTGGAAACAAGCAAAAGCTTTTTCATATTGGCGTACAGAATTAATGAATGCTCATCTTTCCAAAAAAGGTCGAGTTGCCGTTAATGAATTCCGTTTACCCACTGAAGTTGAATGGGAATGGGCTGCTCGTGGAGGTTGGGATATGAATCCTTATCCTTGGGGAGGTCCTTATTTAACTAATGATAGAGGTTGCTTCCTTGCAAATTTTAAACCGCAACGTGGTAATTACGTTGCTGATGGTGGTATTCAGACTGTTATTGTTGCCCATTATCCTGCAAACGACTGGGGATTATATGATATGTCCGGTAATGTTGCAGAGTGGACTTTAAGTGCTTATGATGAATCATCTTTTAACTTTTCTTGGGATATGAATCCGAATTACGAATATAATGCTCGTGAAGAAGATCCTCCTCAAATGAAGAAAAAAGTTATTCGTGGTGGTAGTTGGAAAGATATTGGTTACTTTTTGCAAGTAACTGCTCGTCAGTATGAATATCAAGATACTGCAAAATCGTATATCGGTTTTAGATGTATGCAAACTTATCTTGGCCGAATGTCCGGTGATTCAAAACATGCTTCGGAAGTATATAGATAA
- a CDS encoding type IX secretion system membrane protein PorP/SprF: protein MTKRLKIIAFFIGVIFLAGEAKAQQEQTFTHFMFQQAVYNPAFVGSKPDIQLNGLMRQQWVGMSGAPETFFVNIHAPLSFLKGGVGATIINDQIGPFSSTGLKLAYAYRTNFWQGKLSIGLSVGLINKAINYSYFNVQDDPLLIGTDDESGMIFNMDFGLYYEEKGRYYIGLSTTQLNQGTMVLEGGKISLTRNIYLHGGYFFALRQLPRITFHSSAMAVYTAGVPIQINLGIIGEYNKKFWGGVTYRSQSAIGLLAGLFYRQFSVGYGYEINLTPLKNGGSHELMIGYRFLIEIEKGNKSYKNTRYL, encoded by the coding sequence ATGACTAAAAGGCTGAAAATAATTGCTTTTTTCATTGGTGTGATTTTTTTGGCTGGAGAAGCGAAAGCTCAACAGGAACAGACTTTTACGCATTTTATGTTTCAGCAAGCAGTATATAATCCTGCTTTTGTTGGAAGTAAGCCGGATATTCAGTTAAACGGATTGATGAGGCAGCAGTGGGTAGGAATGTCCGGTGCTCCCGAAACGTTCTTTGTAAATATACATGCTCCATTAAGCTTTTTAAAAGGAGGTGTTGGTGCCACTATTATTAACGATCAAATAGGACCTTTTTCATCAACGGGTTTGAAATTGGCTTACGCTTATAGAACTAACTTTTGGCAAGGTAAATTAAGTATAGGGCTTAGTGTAGGTTTAATTAATAAGGCAATTAATTATTCTTATTTTAATGTGCAAGACGATCCTCTGCTTATTGGGACTGACGATGAAAGCGGTATGATTTTTAATATGGACTTTGGTCTTTATTATGAGGAAAAAGGTCGATATTATATTGGCTTGTCAACTACCCAGTTAAATCAAGGGACTATGGTTTTAGAAGGAGGGAAAATATCTCTAACACGCAATATTTATCTTCATGGAGGCTATTTTTTCGCTTTACGTCAACTTCCTCGAATTACCTTTCATTCTTCTGCAATGGCTGTTTATACAGCCGGAGTTCCTATTCAAATAAATCTTGGAATAATAGGAGAATACAATAAAAAGTTTTGGGGTGGCGTTACCTATAGGAGTCAAAGTGCCATTGGTTTATTGGCAGGGTTATTTTATAGGCAATTTAGTGTTGGTTATGGATACGAAATTAATCTTACGCCACTAAAAAATGGGGGTTCACATGAGTTAATGATTGGGTATCGTTTTTTAATTGAAATAGAAAAAGGAAATAAGAGTTATAAAAATACAAGGTATTTATAG
- a CDS encoding YitT family protein, with protein sequence MAFITKEKFLSKEWFKVYSLILIGTFIMAAGFVLFISPYKLAPGGVYGIAIILHHLFGFPIGLTALAMDIPLTILGIKILGPRFGIKTIVGFLATSIWVSLLEWTYGYEPLVENDALLSAIFGGVLIGLGLGLVFKSRATSGGSDIIAMIFAKYIHLPIGQLMIMVDSAIVLLGLAAFGKWEIPLYSWIVIFISGKLIDVVLQGLDYDKTLFIVSEQHEAIRNKILTDLNRGGTILNGEGMYNGSDKSIIFTVVNRRELAILKDFIHNVDPNAFLTVLNANEILGEGFKPLKDTE encoded by the coding sequence ATGGCCTTTATAACAAAAGAAAAATTCTTATCAAAAGAGTGGTTCAAAGTCTACTCTTTAATCTTGATTGGCACCTTTATTATGGCTGCAGGATTCGTGCTTTTTATAAGCCCTTATAAACTTGCTCCAGGTGGCGTTTATGGTATTGCCATTATCTTGCATCACCTTTTTGGTTTTCCAATTGGCTTAACGGCTCTAGCAATGGATATTCCACTCACTATACTAGGCATCAAGATTTTAGGGCCTCGTTTTGGTATCAAAACAATAGTTGGTTTTTTAGCCACTTCTATTTGGGTTTCTCTATTAGAGTGGACTTATGGTTACGAACCTTTAGTTGAAAACGACGCCTTACTGTCGGCAATATTTGGGGGAGTATTAATTGGTCTTGGTTTGGGACTTGTTTTTAAATCGCGAGCTACTTCCGGAGGATCAGATATCATAGCCATGATATTTGCTAAATATATACATTTACCTATTGGGCAATTGATGATTATGGTAGATTCGGCTATTGTATTGCTTGGACTTGCCGCATTTGGGAAATGGGAGATTCCACTTTATTCCTGGATTGTTATTTTTATTAGCGGAAAACTAATTGATGTGGTTCTTCAAGGATTAGATTATGATAAAACACTTTTTATAGTTTCTGAGCAACATGAAGCCATAAGAAATAAAATACTGACCGATTTAAATAGAGGAGGAACTATTTTAAACGGTGAAGGCATGTATAACGGCTCTGATAAATCCATCATTTTTACGGTAGTTAACCGCCGTGAACTGGCTATATTGAAGGATTTTATTCATAATGTTGATCCCAATGCCTTTCTTACAGTCCTTAATGCAAACGAGATTTTAGGCGAAGGTTTTAAACCACTTAAGGATACCGAATAA